In Ilumatobacter fluminis, the following proteins share a genomic window:
- a CDS encoding amidase, translating to MVDHVGAFVGDPDLMVPGAPSGPLSGTTLGVKDLFDIEGAVTGAGNPTWAATHPPATSTAPAVRRLVDAGASVVGKTVTDELAFSLSGTNVHHGTPTNVAAPDRIPGGSSAGSASAIAAGLVDLALGTDTAGSIRVPASYCGIAGWRSTHGSIPMDGVVPLAPSYDTVGLFARDLSLLAIAASALLGERDATAPPTSVRWLAECVGDVEPAVADAVARRLSPWVDPADAVDLGIGLDVALGAQRTRQTWEAWQAHGRWIDEHDPGFGPGVAARFRAGSEVVEDDVERADVVAAEVRRRMRDLLGTSVLAVPAAAGPPPPIDAGADRTLHEQRRASTLRLTCTAGLAGAPVVVIPGASIDGLPVGVALIGPPGSDVGLIELAADLYAESEVR from the coding sequence ATGGTCGATCACGTCGGCGCCTTCGTCGGCGACCCCGATCTGATGGTTCCCGGCGCGCCATCGGGACCGTTGTCGGGCACGACGCTCGGGGTGAAAGACCTGTTCGACATCGAGGGCGCCGTCACCGGCGCCGGGAACCCGACGTGGGCTGCCACGCACCCGCCCGCCACGTCGACAGCGCCTGCCGTTCGCCGACTCGTCGACGCCGGTGCCTCGGTGGTCGGCAAGACGGTGACGGACGAGTTGGCGTTCTCGTTGTCGGGTACGAACGTGCACCACGGCACACCGACCAACGTGGCGGCACCGGACCGGATCCCCGGGGGGTCGTCGGCCGGCAGCGCCTCTGCGATTGCGGCCGGTCTCGTCGACCTGGCGCTCGGCACCGACACGGCCGGCTCGATCCGCGTGCCGGCCAGCTACTGCGGCATCGCCGGATGGCGATCGACACACGGCTCGATCCCGATGGACGGCGTCGTGCCGTTGGCGCCGTCGTACGACACGGTCGGGCTCTTCGCCCGGGACCTGTCACTGTTGGCCATCGCCGCGTCAGCACTGCTCGGTGAGCGAGACGCCACCGCGCCACCGACATCGGTTCGCTGGCTGGCCGAGTGCGTGGGCGACGTCGAACCAGCGGTCGCCGACGCGGTTGCACGCCGCCTGTCGCCGTGGGTCGACCCAGCCGACGCGGTCGACCTCGGGATCGGACTCGACGTCGCGCTCGGCGCACAACGCACCCGCCAGACCTGGGAGGCGTGGCAAGCCCACGGTCGCTGGATCGACGAACACGATCCCGGGTTCGGGCCGGGTGTCGCGGCGCGGTTCCGTGCCGGCTCCGAGGTGGTCGAGGACGACGTCGAGCGCGCCGATGTGGTCGCCGCAGAGGTGCGCCGGAGGATGCGCGACCTGCTCGGCACCTCCGTCCTCGCCGTCCCGGCGGCAGCGGGCCCGCCACCACCGATCGACGCCGGCGCCGACCGCACCCTTCACGAGCAGCGTCGGGCGAGCACGCTCAGGCTCACCTGCACGGCTGGTCTGGCGGGTGCCCCGGTCGTGGTCATCCCTGGTGCGTCGATCGACGGCCTTCCCGTCGGCGTCGCGCTGATCGGACCGCCCGGATCCGATGTCGGTCTGATCGAGCTCGCTGCCGACCTGTACGCCGAGAGTGAGGTTCGATGA
- a CDS encoding cysteine hydrolase family protein: MTPGVIGAGRRRWRSSDGRISVARPDAPRTVLVDALPAPVEFDLDRTAVIVVDMQNDFCHPDGWLASIGVDVTSARSPIEPLVNGVPALRQAGIPVVWLDWGARADRANLPPNVIHVYDPEGTGVGIGSTEPTGSPVLERNSWSAALVDELERIAADDDIRIDKHRMSGFWDTELDSVLRNLDVTTLLFAGVNADQCVLATLTDAACAGYDTIMLEDACATTSPDFCWDATVYNVRQCFGFTAQLADVALACGEAAS, encoded by the coding sequence ATGACGCCGGGTGTGATCGGGGCAGGCCGACGCCGGTGGCGTTCGAGCGACGGCCGCATCTCGGTCGCGCGTCCCGACGCGCCGAGGACGGTCCTGGTCGATGCGCTCCCCGCACCGGTCGAGTTCGACCTCGATCGGACGGCGGTGATCGTGGTCGACATGCAGAACGACTTCTGTCATCCCGACGGCTGGTTGGCGTCGATCGGCGTCGACGTCACGTCGGCTCGTTCACCCATCGAACCCCTGGTGAACGGGGTCCCTGCACTCCGGCAGGCGGGTATCCCCGTGGTCTGGCTCGACTGGGGCGCTCGCGCCGACCGGGCCAACCTGCCGCCGAACGTGATCCACGTCTACGACCCGGAGGGCACCGGCGTCGGCATCGGATCGACCGAACCCACCGGGAGCCCGGTGCTCGAACGGAACTCGTGGAGTGCGGCACTCGTCGACGAGCTGGAACGCATCGCGGCCGACGACGACATCCGGATCGACAAGCACCGGATGAGCGGGTTCTGGGACACCGAACTCGACAGCGTCCTGCGCAACCTCGACGTGACGACGCTCCTCTTCGCCGGCGTCAACGCCGACCAGTGCGTCCTCGCGACGCTGACCGACGCCGCATGCGCGGGCTACGACACGATCATGCTCGAGGACGCCTGCGCGACGACGTCGCCCGACTTCTGCTGGGACGCCACCGTCTACAACGTCCGGCAGTGCTTCGGCTTCACGGCGCAGCTCGCCGACGTGGCGCTCGCCTGCGGCGAGGCCGCCTCGTGA
- a CDS encoding AtzH-like domain-containing protein — protein sequence MVDHPEIESLIRAAVHDYDDALAVGDARRATSWFAVAAAADDDDGDGPTAGQRWVSRFGPSGEQFGAEQIAAARAAQPATGPADRIHDDVVTLDTDTALHLAVLRRDGADIQRTQVWRRRADGWRIVHAHVSQRPAVAS from the coding sequence ATGGTCGACCACCCCGAGATCGAGTCGCTGATCCGTGCCGCCGTGCACGACTACGACGACGCCCTGGCCGTCGGTGACGCCCGGAGGGCGACATCGTGGTTCGCTGTTGCGGCCGCCGCCGACGACGACGACGGTGACGGGCCGACGGCCGGTCAGCGCTGGGTGTCGCGGTTCGGTCCGAGCGGTGAGCAGTTCGGCGCCGAGCAGATCGCCGCGGCGCGAGCGGCCCAACCCGCAACCGGCCCGGCCGATCGGATCCACGACGACGTCGTCACGCTCGACACCGACACGGCTCTGCATCTCGCCGTCCTCCGACGAGACGGCGCCGACATCCAGCGAACGCAGGTCTGGCGTCGGCGCGCCGACGGTTGGCGCATCGTGCATGCCCACGTCTCGCAACGACCGGCGGTGGCGTCATGA
- a CDS encoding DUF5995 family protein: protein MAAQVAAWDEVGDQRAVFLDCYRRMTEAVVHDVDAGRFDDGVWVSALLDRFADYYFLTVDEPPDDAEVYVPEPWLLAHAAALSGDGQPIQLLLAGVNAHINYDLVLTLVDLLDGEWAVADDDLRHVRQRDYDLINLVIAETADLVQDEVVERRSPWLDLFDRGLGRFDERLAVRLLSRWRTQVWRHAVEAVEDPAGRERRVVAIEQQCTRRARWLLL from the coding sequence ATGGCGGCCCAGGTCGCCGCTTGGGACGAGGTCGGCGATCAGCGCGCCGTCTTCCTCGACTGCTATCGGCGCATGACCGAGGCGGTGGTGCACGACGTCGACGCCGGGCGTTTCGACGACGGCGTCTGGGTGTCGGCCCTGCTCGACCGGTTCGCCGACTACTACTTCCTCACCGTCGACGAGCCGCCCGACGACGCCGAGGTCTACGTGCCCGAACCGTGGCTACTCGCGCACGCAGCGGCACTGTCGGGCGACGGTCAGCCGATCCAACTCCTGCTCGCCGGGGTGAACGCTCACATCAACTACGACTTGGTCCTGACCCTCGTCGATCTGCTCGACGGTGAGTGGGCCGTCGCCGACGACGACCTCCGCCACGTTCGGCAACGCGACTACGACCTCATCAACCTCGTCATCGCCGAGACCGCCGATCTGGTGCAGGACGAGGTGGTCGAGCGACGTTCACCCTGGCTCGACCTGTTCGATCGTGGGCTCGGCCGATTCGACGAGCGGCTCGCCGTTCGTCTCCTGAGCCGCTGGCGCACCCAGGTGTGGCGCCACGCCGTGGAAGCCGTGGAAGACCCGGCCGGGCGCGAGCGACGGGTCGTCGCGATCGAGCAACAGTGCACCAGGCGCGCCCGCTGGCTGCTGCTCTAG
- a CDS encoding branched-chain amino acid transaminase: MPITPTPKIWMNGDLVDWDKAQIHILTHTLHYGMGVFEGIRAYETSQGPAIFRLTEHIERLHNSAKILGMEIPFSVEELITATKETVASTGLDSCYVRPIAYFGYGEMGLNTMPCSVDVSIACWPWGAYLGDDAVTKGVRLKTSSWTRHDHNIMPPASKTTGNYVNSSLAKVEALKAGYDEALMLAPNGLIAECSGENVFVSRHDKLITPPLSAGALEGITQNTVMTLAADLGFEAVCDNIARSDVYIADEMFLVGTAAEVSSVNSVDDRAIPCPGPKTLAIAELYGDVVRGKVDKYKDWCELAS; this comes from the coding sequence ATGCCGATCACACCGACGCCGAAGATCTGGATGAACGGCGACCTCGTCGACTGGGACAAGGCGCAGATTCACATCCTCACCCACACCCTGCACTACGGCATGGGCGTGTTCGAAGGGATCCGCGCGTACGAGACGTCGCAGGGCCCGGCCATCTTCCGGCTCACCGAGCACATCGAGCGCCTCCACAACTCGGCGAAGATCCTCGGGATGGAGATCCCGTTCTCGGTCGAGGAGCTGATCACCGCCACGAAGGAGACGGTCGCGTCGACCGGTCTCGACTCGTGCTACGTCCGGCCGATCGCCTACTTCGGGTACGGCGAGATGGGCCTCAACACGATGCCGTGCAGCGTCGACGTCTCGATCGCCTGCTGGCCGTGGGGTGCGTACCTCGGCGACGACGCCGTCACGAAGGGTGTGCGTCTCAAGACGTCCTCGTGGACCCGTCACGACCACAACATCATGCCGCCGGCGTCGAAGACGACCGGCAACTACGTCAACTCGTCGCTCGCCAAGGTCGAGGCGCTCAAGGCGGGTTACGACGAGGCGCTCATGCTCGCCCCCAACGGCCTGATCGCCGAGTGCTCGGGTGAGAACGTGTTCGTCAGCCGTCACGACAAGCTGATCACGCCGCCGCTGTCGGCCGGAGCACTCGAGGGCATCACGCAGAACACGGTGATGACGCTCGCCGCCGATCTCGGGTTCGAGGCCGTGTGCGACAACATCGCCCGCTCCGACGTCTACATCGCCGACGAGATGTTCCTGGTCGGCACCGCCGCCGAGGTCAGTTCGGTCAACTCGGTCGACGACCGTGCCATCCCGTGCCCCGGCCCGAAGACACTCGCGATCGCCGAACTGTACGGCGACGTCGTGCGCGGCAAGGTCGACAAGTACAAGGACTGGTGCGAACTCGCATCCTGA
- a CDS encoding 3-isopropylmalate dehydrogenase → MAHKIAVIGGDGIGPEVTAEAIKVMEAAGVELDTTDFDLGGARYLRDGEILSDETLAELRNYDAILLGAVGTPDVPPGVIERGLLLKMRFELDLYVNQRPFVGTAPGHDRPHDFVVIRENTEGPYVGEGGVLRRGTPNEVATQGSVNTRMGVERCIRYAFELAQTRARKHVTLVHKTNVLTFAGDLWERTFDEVAAEYPDTETAYNHVDAACIYFVQDPHRYDVVVTDNLFGDILTDLGGAVSGGIGLASSANLNPDRTGPSMFEPVHGSAPDIAGQNKANPTAAVLSAALMLDFLGEPDAAETIRAACDDAGSGSTTSVGDTIAARVRE, encoded by the coding sequence ATGGCACACAAGATTGCAGTGATCGGCGGCGACGGGATCGGCCCCGAAGTGACCGCCGAGGCCATCAAGGTGATGGAGGCGGCGGGCGTCGAACTCGACACGACCGACTTCGACCTCGGTGGCGCCCGCTACCTGCGCGACGGCGAGATCCTGAGCGACGAGACGCTCGCCGAGCTGCGGAACTACGACGCGATCCTGCTCGGCGCCGTCGGCACGCCCGACGTGCCCCCCGGCGTGATCGAGCGCGGGCTCCTGCTGAAGATGCGGTTCGAACTCGACCTGTACGTCAACCAGCGGCCGTTCGTCGGCACGGCGCCGGGGCACGACCGGCCGCACGACTTCGTCGTGATCCGCGAGAACACCGAAGGCCCCTACGTGGGGGAGGGCGGCGTGCTGCGCAGGGGCACCCCCAACGAGGTCGCCACCCAGGGATCGGTGAACACCCGGATGGGTGTCGAGCGCTGCATCCGGTACGCCTTCGAGCTGGCGCAGACGCGCGCCCGCAAGCACGTCACGCTCGTGCACAAGACGAACGTGCTCACGTTCGCCGGCGATCTCTGGGAGCGCACCTTCGACGAGGTGGCCGCCGAGTACCCCGATACCGAGACGGCGTACAACCACGTCGACGCAGCCTGCATCTACTTCGTGCAAGACCCGCACCGCTACGACGTCGTCGTCACCGACAACCTGTTCGGCGACATTCTCACCGACCTCGGCGGCGCCGTGTCGGGTGGCATCGGGCTGGCGTCGAGCGCCAACCTCAACCCCGATCGCACCGGACCGTCGATGTTCGAACCGGTGCACGGCTCGGCCCCCGACATCGCCGGTCAGAACAAGGCGAACCCGACGGCGGCGGTGTTGTCGGCTGCGTTGATGCTCGACTTCCTCGGCGAACCGGACGCCGCCGAGACCATCCGCGCCGCGTGCGACGATGCGGGTAGCGGCAGCACCACCTCGGTGGGTGACACCATCGCTGCCCGAGTGCGAGAATAA
- a CDS encoding VOC family protein, which produces MDIGDLDHIVLNVSDVERSLEWYTTMLGFTPERVDEWRSGDVPFPSVRVNDRTIIDLFAVDRTGENMNHVCFAGTRADVDSIVADDRFEVVDGPGRRWGARGDGWSVYVRDPDGNTVEIRSY; this is translated from the coding sequence ATGGACATCGGCGATCTCGACCACATCGTGCTGAACGTGAGCGACGTCGAGCGGTCGCTCGAGTGGTACACGACCATGCTCGGGTTCACCCCGGAACGGGTCGACGAGTGGCGCTCCGGTGACGTGCCGTTCCCGTCGGTCCGCGTCAACGACCGCACCATCATCGACCTGTTCGCCGTCGACCGGACCGGCGAGAACATGAACCATGTCTGCTTCGCCGGCACCCGCGCCGACGTCGACTCGATCGTCGCCGACGACCGATTCGAGGTCGTCGACGGGCCGGGACGGCGGTGGGGTGCCCGCGGTGACGGCTGGTCGGTCTATGTGCGCGACCCCGACGGCAACACGGTCGAGATCCGCAGCTACTGA
- the greA gene encoding transcription elongation factor GreA has translation MATQKLSRAAYDRLKAEFDDLTTRGRIDVAEKIERAREEGDLKENAGYHAAKDEQGHMEGRIRQLEHMLDNAEIVEDQKVYTIVYEGDGEDDAERYVVGNLEEEVDGADVISASSPLGSALQGATAGQNVTYEAPNGALTVTVLKIETL, from the coding sequence ATGGCGACCCAGAAACTGTCCCGAGCCGCCTACGACCGCCTGAAGGCGGAGTTCGACGATCTCACCACCCGCGGCCGCATCGACGTGGCCGAGAAGATCGAACGAGCCCGCGAAGAAGGCGATCTGAAGGAGAACGCCGGCTACCACGCCGCCAAGGACGAGCAGGGCCACATGGAAGGCCGGATCCGGCAGCTCGAGCACATGCTCGACAATGCCGAGATCGTCGAGGACCAGAAGGTCTACACGATCGTCTACGAAGGCGACGGCGAGGACGACGCCGAGCGATACGTGGTCGGCAACCTCGAAGAAGAGGTCGACGGGGCCGACGTCATCAGCGCGTCGAGCCCGCTCGGTTCGGCGCTCCAGGGCGCGACCGCCGGCCAAAACGTCACCTACGAGGCGCCGAACGGCGCCTTGACCGTCACGGTCCTCAAGATCGAGACGCTCTGA
- a CDS encoding alpha/beta fold hydrolase, whose amino-acid sequence MHRPALPPSREIELPGLGPLTIREIAGPAGAPTIVLLHGWTATADLNWFACYAALGEHFHVVAYDHRGHGTGLRIRQPFRLEDCADDAAAVADALGVDSFIPVGYSMGGTIAQLVWRRHRDRVDGLVLGATAPYFAGRRPERLSFVGLTGLATIARYTPAQARAWITDQVYLQRKSEQWGPWAAEQVAGHDWRMILEAGRAIGEFSSTDWIGDVDVPTSVVVTTADQVVPPRRQTKLWRWIPDADVFRVHGNHDAVVSEADLFASQLVRAIHATGRSHAR is encoded by the coding sequence GTGCACCGCCCGGCGTTGCCTCCGAGCAGGGAGATCGAGCTCCCCGGACTCGGCCCGCTCACGATCCGAGAGATCGCCGGCCCGGCCGGGGCACCCACCATCGTCCTGCTCCACGGTTGGACCGCGACCGCCGACCTCAACTGGTTCGCCTGCTACGCAGCGCTCGGTGAGCACTTCCACGTCGTCGCGTACGATCACCGTGGTCACGGCACCGGGCTGCGGATCCGGCAGCCGTTCCGACTCGAGGACTGTGCCGACGATGCCGCTGCCGTCGCCGACGCCCTTGGCGTCGATTCGTTCATCCCGGTCGGCTATTCGATGGGAGGCACCATCGCCCAACTCGTCTGGCGCCGACACCGCGACCGGGTCGACGGGCTGGTGCTCGGGGCGACGGCCCCCTACTTCGCCGGGCGGCGCCCGGAGCGACTGTCGTTCGTCGGCCTGACCGGACTCGCCACGATCGCCCGCTACACCCCGGCCCAGGCCCGCGCCTGGATCACCGATCAGGTGTATCTGCAACGCAAGAGCGAGCAGTGGGGGCCGTGGGCGGCCGAGCAGGTCGCCGGCCACGACTGGCGCATGATCCTGGAGGCCGGACGGGCGATCGGCGAGTTCTCCTCGACCGACTGGATCGGCGACGTCGACGTCCCGACGTCGGTCGTCGTCACCACCGCCGACCAGGTCGTGCCACCGCGCCGACAGACGAAGCTGTGGCGGTGGATCCCCGACGCCGACGTGTTCCGGGTCCACGGCAACCACGACGCCGTCGTGAGCGAGGCCGACCTGTTCGCATCCCAACTCGTACGAGCGATCCACGCCACCGGACGGAGCCACGCACGATGA
- a CDS encoding ABC1 kinase family protein, producing MMKRSWGRRSAQVAKLGARVAGTHASTTARKVFASAERRVELDDERRLRTAQAVADELGHMKGALMKLGQMASYLDEGLPEPLRLALAQLRSDAPPMTRELAAQVVRDELGADPTDVFVEWDPDPIAAASIGQVHRAIAIDPTSGEERPVAVKLQYPGVDEAIDADLRNADYLGVLLKQGFGGLDPDDMVAEIKERITEELDYELEARNQRAFADFYRGHPTIHVPDVVDALSTKRVLTSELVDGHTWDEMLTWSQHERDLAGETIFRFVFRSLYRMHAFNGDPHPGNYLFHGEGRVTFLDFGLVKHFTDDEMDTFASMVKAAAYDNDPAEFRRIVEAAGMLRPGAPADTAAVGEYFEQFYEPVRVDRTMTWTPEYASSIVRHTFDRSSPISQYATVPKAFVFIQRINLGLYALLGQLGATGNYRRIAEELWPFTNAPPSTPIGEAAQPWLDALD from the coding sequence ATGATGAAGCGCAGCTGGGGACGACGGTCGGCGCAGGTCGCCAAACTCGGCGCCAGAGTGGCCGGAACCCATGCGTCCACCACGGCTCGCAAGGTCTTCGCCTCCGCCGAACGACGGGTCGAACTCGACGACGAGCGACGGCTCCGCACGGCACAGGCGGTCGCCGACGAACTGGGCCACATGAAGGGCGCCCTCATGAAGCTCGGCCAGATGGCCAGCTACCTCGACGAAGGGCTTCCCGAGCCGCTGCGGCTCGCGCTCGCCCAGCTCCGATCGGACGCTCCCCCGATGACGCGCGAGTTGGCGGCCCAGGTGGTTCGCGACGAGCTCGGCGCCGACCCGACCGACGTGTTCGTCGAATGGGACCCCGACCCGATCGCTGCCGCCTCGATCGGCCAGGTGCATCGCGCGATCGCGATCGACCCGACGTCGGGCGAGGAACGACCCGTCGCCGTCAAGCTGCAGTACCCGGGCGTCGACGAGGCGATCGACGCCGACCTGCGCAACGCCGACTACCTCGGTGTGTTGCTCAAGCAGGGCTTCGGAGGCCTCGACCCCGACGACATGGTCGCCGAGATCAAGGAACGCATCACCGAAGAACTCGACTACGAACTCGAGGCACGCAATCAGCGGGCGTTCGCCGACTTCTACCGAGGCCACCCGACGATCCACGTCCCCGACGTGGTCGACGCGCTGTCGACCAAGCGGGTGCTGACCAGCGAACTCGTCGACGGCCACACGTGGGACGAGATGCTCACGTGGAGTCAGCACGAACGCGACCTGGCCGGCGAGACGATCTTCCGGTTCGTCTTCCGCAGCCTCTACCGGATGCACGCGTTCAACGGCGACCCCCACCCCGGCAACTACCTCTTCCACGGCGAGGGCCGGGTGACGTTCCTCGACTTCGGTCTCGTCAAGCACTTCACCGACGACGAGATGGACACGTTCGCGTCGATGGTCAAGGCGGCCGCCTACGACAACGACCCCGCCGAGTTCCGCCGAATCGTCGAGGCGGCCGGGATGCTGCGCCCGGGCGCCCCGGCCGACACCGCCGCCGTCGGCGAGTACTTCGAACAGTTCTACGAGCCGGTCCGGGTCGACCGCACCATGACATGGACTCCCGAGTACGCCAGCAGCATCGTGCGGCACACGTTCGATCGTTCCAGCCCGATCAGCCAGTACGCCACCGTGCCGAAGGCGTTCGTGTTCATCCAGCGCATCAACCTGGGCCTCTATGCCCTGCTCGGACAGCTCGGCGCCACCGGCAACTACCGCCGCATCGCCGAAGAGCTGTGGCCGTTCACGAACGCTCCCCCGTCGACGCCCATCGGCGAAGCCGCGCAACCCTGGCTCGACGCCCTCGACTGA
- a CDS encoding FKBP-type peptidyl-prolyl cis-trans isomerase, with translation MQRRPRHLAACAVVTASVLAACGGGDDADDASTTAATLAPTTTITVPDGSDACETDPVAADYEGDVPTVRRPCEIPTEVTTTVVVEGVGYAAQAGDGVVYHVTAVNAEDGSLIGSTWTDGQPANIPQIATAATDPAATTDPSVPATTETAATDGLDAELVGAQVGARIRIDVPADTPDASGLFAADEVPAGTALTYVVEPVVVVPPLDPGDSPRGLDIPVSTEALEVTVDDPIVGDGKVVEEGDTTVVAMMMLRGDNQVVLFDSWYQRQPLVISLRPELMGGAEPTTLPGIFEGLPGTRVGGTRVITMPAEDAFGEGGRPLLGLPPDTDVIVVVEVLGAY, from the coding sequence GTGCAACGACGCCCCCGACATCTCGCTGCGTGCGCCGTCGTCACCGCCTCCGTGCTCGCAGCCTGCGGCGGAGGCGACGACGCCGACGACGCCTCGACCACGGCTGCCACACTCGCGCCGACCACGACGATCACCGTCCCCGACGGCAGCGACGCCTGCGAGACCGACCCCGTCGCCGCCGACTACGAGGGCGACGTCCCGACGGTCCGACGCCCGTGTGAGATCCCGACCGAGGTCACCACGACCGTCGTCGTCGAAGGCGTCGGGTACGCCGCGCAAGCCGGTGACGGCGTCGTGTACCACGTCACCGCCGTGAACGCCGAGGACGGCAGCCTGATCGGCAGCACGTGGACCGACGGCCAGCCCGCCAACATCCCCCAGATCGCCACGGCGGCCACCGACCCGGCTGCGACCACCGACCCGAGTGTTCCGGCCACGACCGAGACGGCGGCAACCGACGGCCTCGACGCCGAACTCGTCGGCGCCCAGGTCGGTGCCCGCATCCGGATCGACGTCCCCGCCGACACGCCCGACGCGAGCGGCTTGTTCGCCGCCGACGAGGTTCCCGCCGGGACCGCGTTGACCTACGTCGTCGAACCCGTCGTCGTCGTGCCGCCACTCGACCCGGGCGACTCGCCGCGCGGTCTCGACATCCCCGTCTCGACCGAGGCGCTCGAGGTCACCGTCGACGACCCCATCGTCGGTGACGGCAAGGTGGTCGAGGAAGGCGACACGACCGTCGTCGCCATGATGATGCTCCGCGGCGACAACCAGGTCGTCCTGTTCGACTCGTGGTACCAGCGTCAGCCGCTGGTGATCTCGTTGCGCCCCGAGCTGATGGGTGGCGCCGAACCGACGACCCTGCCGGGCATCTTCGAAGGGCTGCCCGGCACACGGGTCGGCGGCACCCGCGTGATCACCATGCCGGCCGAGGACGCGTTCGGCGAAGGTGGTCGTCCGCTGCTCGGCCTGCCGCCCGACACCGACGTGATCGTCGTCGTCGAGGTGCTGGGCGCCTACTGA
- a CDS encoding GNAT family N-acetyltransferase, whose translation MTAAHVAQVNIGTMVAPTDDPAVAEFMDNLDRINAIADDAPGFVWRLQTDEGNATDIHVFPNPLELVNMSIWQTVDELKAYVYRSEHVEFFRRRAEWFEADAKRVALWHVAVGEIAELDDAIRRVEFLERSGPSAYAFGFARPPAPLLFEETDLDDPDTMALVERLNEELAAVATEPGENHFSLTTAEVTGDAGRMVRARLDGHLVGCGAIRRIEPHVGELKRMFVDPDARGRRVGAALLDQLELRATRLGLDQLKLETGPRQVAARALYERSGYARCPAWGEYLDSPATSMCYAKSL comes from the coding sequence ATGACGGCAGCACATGTCGCCCAGGTCAACATCGGCACGATGGTCGCGCCGACCGACGATCCGGCCGTCGCCGAGTTCATGGACAACCTCGATCGCATCAACGCGATCGCCGACGACGCCCCCGGATTCGTGTGGCGCCTCCAGACCGACGAGGGCAACGCCACCGACATCCACGTGTTCCCGAATCCGCTCGAACTGGTGAACATGAGCATCTGGCAGACGGTCGACGAGCTGAAGGCCTACGTCTACCGCAGCGAACACGTCGAGTTCTTCCGCCGCCGAGCCGAGTGGTTCGAAGCCGACGCGAAGCGGGTCGCGCTCTGGCACGTCGCCGTGGGCGAGATCGCCGAACTCGACGATGCGATCCGGCGGGTCGAGTTCCTCGAACGGTCAGGGCCGTCGGCGTACGCGTTCGGGTTCGCCCGCCCACCGGCGCCGCTGCTGTTCGAGGAGACCGACCTCGACGACCCCGACACGATGGCGTTGGTCGAGCGGTTGAACGAGGAGCTGGCCGCCGTCGCGACGGAGCCGGGCGAGAACCACTTCTCGCTCACGACCGCCGAGGTGACCGGTGACGCCGGACGAATGGTGCGGGCCCGCCTCGACGGCCACCTCGTCGGCTGCGGCGCAATCCGGCGCATCGAGCCACACGTCGGCGAGTTGAAGCGGATGTTCGTCGACCCGGACGCGCGCGGTCGACGTGTCGGCGCGGCGCTGCTCGACCAGCTCGAGTTGCGCGCCACTCGCCTCGGCCTCGACCAGTTGAAGCTCGAGACCGGGCCACGGCAGGTCGCGGCGCGTGCGCTGTACGAGCGATCAGGCTATGCGCGCTGTCCGGCGTGGGGTGAGTACCTCGACTCCCCCGCCACCAGCATGTGCTACGCCAAGTCCCTCTGA